In Terriglobales bacterium, the genomic stretch ACGTCCTCGAGCATCATGCGGCCCTTTGCCTGGAAGCGCTCGCCCACCCGCTTCAGGTTCTCCGGCGTGAAGCGTTCGATCACCATGAAGAGCATGAGCAGTAGTGTATCCCGCGTGGACGTATAATAATCAGTTCAGGAAGGCACGAGGGCAGAGACATGGGCAACAACGGATCGAAGAGCACGGCGGTGCCGCAGCCGCGCGCCGAGTGGATCGCGCGCCGCAAGGCGGAGAACCGCGACGGCAACTTCTCCCAGATGCACTACGCCCGCCAGGGCGTGGTGACCGACGAGATGCGCTATGTGGCCTGGCGCGAGAAGCTGGCCCCGGAAGCGGTGCGCGACGAGGTGGCCCGCGGCCGCATGATCATCCCCGCCAACATCCACCACCTGGAACTCGAGCCCATGGCCATCGGCGTGGCCTCGCTGTGCAAGATCAACGCCAACATCGGCAACTCCGCCGTCACCTCCAACGTCGACGAGGAGCTGAAGAAGCTGCACACCGCGGTGCACTTCGGCGCCGACACGGTGATGGACCTCTCCACCGGCGGCGAGATCCACCAGATCCGCGAGGCCATCCTGCGGCACTCGCCCGTGCCCATCGGCACCGTGCCCATCTACGAGGCCATCTCGCGGGTGAAGCGCATCGAGGACCTGACCGCGCCCATCATGCTGGAGGTCATCGAGGAGCAGGCCGCGCAGGGCGTGGACTACATGACCATCCACGCCGGGGTGCTGATCCAGTACCTGCCCATGATCTCCAAGCGCATCACCGGCATCGTCTCGCGCGGCGGCGCCATCCTGGCGCAGTGGATGGCCCACCACCACCAACAGAACTTCCTCTACGAGAACTTCGACGCCATCTGCAAGATCTTCCAGAAGTACGACGTGAGCTTCTCGCTGGGCGACGGCCTGCGTCCCGGCTGCGTGGCCGACGCCTCCGACGAGGCCCAGTTCGCCGAACTGCGCACTCTGGGCGAGCTCACCAGGAAGGCCTGGGAGTACGACGTGCAGGTGATGATCGAGGGCCCCGGCCACGTCTCCATGGACAAGATCAAGGAGCAGGTGGACAAGGAAGTGGAGCTTTGCTACGAGGCGCCCTTCTACACCCTGGGCCCCTTAGTAACCGACATCGCCCCCGGCTACGACCACATCACCTCCGCCATCGGGGCGGCCATGATCGGCTGGTACGGCGCGGCCATGCTCTGCTACGTCACGCCCAAGGAGCACCTCGGCCTGCCCAACGAGAAGGACGTGAAGGACGGCATCATCGCCTACAAGATCGCCGCCCACGCCGCCGACATCGCGCGCCAGCGTCCTGGTGCCCGCGAGCGCGACGATGCCTTGAGCTTCGCCCGCTACAAGTTCGACTGGGAGAAGCAGTTCGCACTCTCCCTCGACCCCGAGACCGCGCGCGCCATGCACGACGAGACCTTACCCGACCAGTTCTACAAGGAGGCCGCTTTCTGCTCCATGTGCGGCCCCAAGTTCTGCTCCATGAACTACTCCTCCAAGGTGGACGAGTACAACAAGCAGGTCCACGGGCTGGAGAAGAAGGACTACGGGGAACTGCTGGTCAAGCTGACGCCGGCCGCGAAATAAGAAAAGGCTCAACACAAAGGACACGAAGGCAACGCGAAGGATGCGTGCATCACCCTTCGTGCGACCTTTGTATCCTTTGTGGTGATGAGTCTTGCGGGAATAGCGAGGGCGGGCCTGCGCCCGCCCTCGCTTCCTTTCTACAGCGACCGGAGGAACGCCACCAGGTCGGACTTCTGCCGATCGGTCAGGTGCAGGTTGAAGCGCTGGTCGTAGAACTCGACCACGTCCTGCAGCGTGGCCGCCGAGCCGTTGTGGAAGTAGGGCGCGCGGGCCGCCAGCCCGCGCAGGATCGGCCCCTTGGTCTTGCCCACGTCGGCGCACTTGCCGGTGATCAGCGCCCGCCCCGGGTCGGTGACCTGGAAGGTCGAGCCCTTGCCGATCGGCGTGTTCACCCCTGCGTCGCACTGGATGGTGTAGACCGGCAGGCCGCTGATGTCCAGCGCGGGCAGCGCGGGATAGTCGGTCACCCCGATGTTGATGGCCAGGGCGGTGGAGTGGTCGCCGACGTTGGGCGTGTTGTGGCAGGTGGTGCAGGTGCCCATCAGCGTAGCCGGCACGCCCGGCAGATCGTTCAACCCGGTCACCCCGGAGATGGGGATGGGGAAGTTGTTGAACAGGGCCTGGCCGCGGGCCACTGCCTCGCGGTCCTCGTTGCGGTCGCCATGGTCGGGCAGGTGGGCCCAGGCGTCGAAGAGGTTGAAGGCGGCCGGGTTGAAGGTCGTCCCCGGGCCGCCCAGCGGGTCATTGATGCCCACGAAGAAGGGCTGCTGCGAGAGGGACACGGGCCCGCCCTGGGCTCCCCGAGCGCTCAGGTTGCCGGCTTCCTGGTCGTGTGCCTGCGCCGTGAAGTTGGCCAGCTCGAAACTGACGATGTCGGCCACTTGCTGGTCGGTGGGCGCCTGCGCCGCCTGGGCGTGACCCAGAGTGGCGCCTTTGGCCTGATCGGCGAGATCGAACTGCAGCGTCTGCCCGGCGAACGACTCCCGCCCGTCCCACATCACCGTGGTCAAGAAGGGCAGGTTGGTCGAGGGCAGGGGCCGGCGGAACAGCGCCAGGCCGGCGGGCGTGTTCTCCGGGCAGTTGTA encodes the following:
- the thiC gene encoding phosphomethylpyrimidine synthase ThiC, which translates into the protein MGNNGSKSTAVPQPRAEWIARRKAENRDGNFSQMHYARQGVVTDEMRYVAWREKLAPEAVRDEVARGRMIIPANIHHLELEPMAIGVASLCKINANIGNSAVTSNVDEELKKLHTAVHFGADTVMDLSTGGEIHQIREAILRHSPVPIGTVPIYEAISRVKRIEDLTAPIMLEVIEEQAAQGVDYMTIHAGVLIQYLPMISKRITGIVSRGGAILAQWMAHHHQQNFLYENFDAICKIFQKYDVSFSLGDGLRPGCVADASDEAQFAELRTLGELTRKAWEYDVQVMIEGPGHVSMDKIKEQVDKEVELCYEAPFYTLGPLVTDIAPGYDHITSAIGAAMIGWYGAAMLCYVTPKEHLGLPNEKDVKDGIIAYKIAAHAADIARQRPGARERDDALSFARYKFDWEKQFALSLDPETARAMHDETLPDQFYKEAAFCSMCGPKFCSMNYSSKVDEYNKQVHGLEKKDYGELLVKLTPAAK